Proteins encoded by one window of Paraburkholderia sprentiae WSM5005:
- a CDS encoding type VI secretion system amidase effector protein Tae4, producing the protein MPNKKTQVQTNSTQGSIKEVPLKAATFQELWDNYPPGDPYDDPAYTDQCAIRMSVALHRVGIEMKSFSSKLVHPLSGQATIGRIILGGKATATRADELGEWLKLQPFGGLPKAEDITGQDWVSKVKGRTGIIQFSRYWTRDGESTANASGGHIDLWNGSRLTISGPVDSIATIGRMFGMNSLFAGYPFGFSDLRNSKQILFWEIK; encoded by the coding sequence ATGCCGAACAAGAAAACGCAGGTTCAAACGAACAGCACGCAAGGATCGATAAAGGAAGTGCCGCTAAAGGCCGCCACGTTTCAGGAACTTTGGGATAACTACCCGCCAGGTGATCCCTATGACGATCCCGCATATACAGATCAATGTGCCATCCGTATGAGCGTCGCGCTTCACCGCGTGGGAATAGAAATGAAGTCGTTTTCCTCTAAGCTAGTACACCCGCTGTCGGGACAGGCCACCATCGGTCGAATTATTCTTGGTGGTAAGGCGACCGCAACGCGGGCGGATGAGTTAGGGGAATGGTTGAAGTTGCAGCCCTTCGGCGGTTTGCCGAAGGCCGAAGATATTACTGGACAAGACTGGGTGTCGAAGGTCAAGGGGCGAACCGGTATTATCCAGTTTTCGCGCTACTGGACGCGGGACGGAGAAAGCACCGCCAATGCTAGCGGCGGTCACATTGATCTATGGAACGGCTCGCGCTTAACGATCAGCGGACCTGTTGACTCGATCGCAACGATCGGTCGAATGTTCGGAATGAATTCGCTTTTCGCGGGATACCCGTTTGGCTTCTCTGACTTACGCAATTCGAAGCAGATACTGTTTTGGGAGATCAAGTGA
- a CDS encoding HAD family hydrolase codes for MRFFALATDYDNTLASDGRVAESTWAALERLRASGRHVILVSGRELDDLLAICPRIELFSRVVAENGGVLYCPADGGRRLLAPAPPDSFVAELRRRAPGAFSVSQTLIATMKPHEHVALDVIRDLGLELQIVFNGDAVMIVAPGVSKASGLSAALADLDLSPLNVVGIGDAENDHALLAACGLAAAVENALPALKEHADLVTHGVAGAGVAELIDALVADDLRGIADASPRNRIVLGTPRDAPDGEPLSLPVYGSVVLLVGESGCGKSTATAGLLERLAGAGCQMCIVDPEGDYGNDDATVVLGDASNAPSIEEAVQLLCRPARSAVAVNLLRVPPPDRPMFCANLLLQTQHLRTRTGRPQWLVFEEAHHLFPAEWAGANQAIPDALETALAVTVSPEQLSPVLLRQVSMVLAMGDDAHAALQRFAAASGCEPPTSSGDGAHSSTDGTARLAKGDALLWRVGDAAPPQLVRLEPGRKEKRRHRRKYAEGLLIPERSFYFRGQHNALNLRAHNLVLFVEIAEGVDAATWQFHRQRGDYSRWFEQQIGDADLAEEARGIEQDSALDAAQSLARIRAAIHARYTQPENPSLPAVLTGSPSGRDEPPDPHRSAFGSQQ; via the coding sequence ATGCGATTTTTTGCGCTCGCGACCGACTACGACAATACGCTCGCCAGCGACGGCCGGGTCGCCGAATCGACATGGGCCGCGCTCGAACGCCTGCGCGCGTCGGGCCGTCACGTCATTCTCGTCAGCGGACGCGAACTCGACGACCTGCTCGCGATCTGCCCGCGCATCGAGCTGTTTTCGCGCGTGGTCGCGGAAAACGGCGGCGTGCTGTATTGCCCGGCCGATGGTGGCCGCCGTCTGCTTGCGCCCGCGCCGCCCGATAGTTTCGTCGCGGAGTTGCGGCGCCGCGCGCCCGGCGCGTTCAGTGTCAGCCAGACGTTGATCGCGACGATGAAGCCTCATGAGCATGTCGCGCTCGATGTGATTCGCGACCTCGGACTGGAATTGCAGATCGTCTTCAACGGCGATGCGGTCATGATCGTAGCGCCTGGCGTATCGAAGGCGAGCGGTCTGAGCGCGGCGCTCGCTGATCTCGACCTGTCGCCGCTGAACGTGGTGGGGATCGGCGATGCGGAAAACGACCATGCGCTGCTCGCCGCGTGCGGCCTCGCGGCGGCTGTCGAGAACGCGCTGCCGGCGCTGAAGGAGCACGCCGATCTCGTGACGCACGGCGTCGCGGGCGCGGGCGTCGCCGAGCTGATCGACGCGCTCGTTGCCGACGATCTGCGTGGCATCGCCGACGCGTCGCCGCGTAATCGCATCGTGCTGGGGACCCCTCGGGACGCGCCGGACGGTGAGCCGCTGTCGTTGCCCGTGTACGGCAGCGTCGTGCTGCTCGTCGGCGAATCGGGCTGCGGCAAGTCGACCGCGACGGCGGGTTTACTCGAACGGCTCGCGGGCGCGGGTTGCCAGATGTGCATCGTCGATCCTGAAGGCGACTACGGCAATGACGATGCGACGGTCGTGCTCGGCGACGCGAGCAACGCACCGTCGATCGAAGAGGCCGTGCAATTGCTGTGCCGTCCGGCGCGGTCGGCGGTCGCGGTCAATCTGCTGCGCGTGCCGCCGCCGGATCGACCGATGTTCTGCGCGAATCTGCTGTTGCAGACGCAGCATTTGCGCACGCGCACCGGACGGCCGCAGTGGCTCGTGTTCGAAGAGGCGCATCACCTGTTTCCCGCGGAATGGGCCGGTGCGAACCAGGCGATTCCGGATGCGCTCGAAACCGCGCTCGCGGTCACCGTATCGCCCGAGCAGTTATCGCCGGTGTTGCTGCGACAGGTCAGCATGGTGCTCGCGATGGGAGACGACGCGCACGCGGCCTTGCAGCGCTTCGCTGCGGCAAGCGGGTGCGAGCCGCCGACATCGAGCGGTGATGGGGCGCATTCTTCAACGGACGGCACCGCGCGACTGGCCAAAGGCGACGCGCTGTTATGGCGCGTCGGCGACGCCGCGCCGCCGCAACTCGTGCGGCTCGAACCGGGCCGCAAGGAAAAGCGCCGGCATCGTCGCAAGTACGCGGAAGGGCTGCTGATTCCCGAGCGCAGCTTTTATTTTCGCGGCCAGCACAACGCGTTGAACCTGCGCGCGCATAACCTCGTGCTGTTCGTCGAAATCGCCGAAGGTGTCGATGCGGCGACGTGGCAGTTTCATCGCCAGCGTGGCGACTATTCGCGCTGGTTCGAGCAGCAGATCGGCGACGCGGACCTTGCCGAGGAAGCACGCGGCATCGAGCAGGACAGCGCGCTCGATGCCGCGCAAAGCCTCGCGCGCATCCGCGCTGCGATCCACGCGCGCTACACGCAGCCTGAGAATCCGTCGCTGCCCGCGGTGTTGACCGGCTCGCCGTCAGGTCGAGACGAACCCCCGGACCCGCATCGGTCCGCGTTCGGTTCCCAGCAATGA
- the cydB gene encoding cytochrome d ubiquinol oxidase subunit II has translation MTTATFDLALVWAAILAFAVLAYVLLDGFDLGVGILFAVEHRRVDRDVMVNSIAPVWDGNETWLVLGGGGLFAVFPLAYGVILSALYPPIIAMLLALVFRGVAFEFRFRAIGKGRAWWDAAFFGGSALAALCQGLVLGGLLQGIAVAGYSYVGGWWDWLTGFTILCGLAVMAGYTLLGSCWLVWRTEGELHERCRRHARTMAVTVLALIVVVTLWTPMLQNALSARWFRWPDLLFTAWVPVLVVLLAIGFFRSLSARRHLLPLLFSYGIFVLCYAGLLISLYPNLVPPSISFRAAAAPHSSLAFLLVGAAITVPMILGYTVYAYSVFKGKMRAGEGYH, from the coding sequence ATGACGACGGCCACGTTTGATCTCGCTTTGGTATGGGCCGCGATCCTCGCGTTCGCGGTGCTCGCCTACGTGCTGCTCGACGGCTTCGATCTCGGCGTCGGCATCCTGTTCGCGGTCGAGCATCGACGCGTCGATCGCGACGTGATGGTCAACTCGATCGCGCCGGTGTGGGACGGCAACGAGACGTGGCTGGTGCTCGGCGGCGGCGGGCTGTTCGCGGTTTTCCCGCTTGCTTACGGGGTGATTCTGTCGGCGCTCTATCCGCCCATCATCGCGATGCTGCTCGCGCTGGTGTTTCGCGGCGTCGCGTTCGAATTCCGTTTTCGCGCGATCGGCAAAGGTCGCGCATGGTGGGACGCCGCGTTCTTCGGCGGTTCGGCGCTCGCCGCGCTGTGCCAGGGCCTGGTGCTCGGCGGGCTGCTGCAAGGCATCGCGGTCGCCGGATATTCGTATGTGGGCGGCTGGTGGGACTGGCTGACCGGCTTCACGATTCTGTGCGGCCTCGCGGTGATGGCCGGTTACACCCTGCTCGGCTCGTGCTGGCTGGTCTGGCGCACCGAAGGCGAGTTGCACGAGCGCTGCCGGCGCCATGCGCGCACGATGGCCGTCACTGTGCTCGCACTGATCGTGGTGGTGACGCTATGGACGCCCATGCTGCAAAACGCGTTGTCCGCACGCTGGTTCCGGTGGCCCGACCTGCTGTTCACCGCGTGGGTGCCGGTGCTGGTCGTGCTGCTGGCGATCGGCTTTTTCCGCAGCCTGTCCGCGCGTCGTCACCTGCTGCCGCTGCTGTTTTCATACGGCATCTTCGTGCTGTGCTACGCGGGCCTGCTGATCAGTCTCTACCCGAACCTGGTGCCACCTTCGATCTCGTTTCGCGCGGCGGCCGCGCCGCATTCAAGCCTCGCGTTCCTGCTGGTCGGCGCCGCGATCACGGTGCCGATGATTCTCGGCTATACCGTGTACGCGTATTCGGTGTTCAAAGGAAAGATGCGCGCGGGCGAGGGGTATCACTGA
- a CDS encoding PAAR domain-containing protein, protein MADLYYAAVEDDPLTSGNGSRVFAYKQAGTIQGEDGKRRRLAFIGDEAYCPKCDSTGLITYGSGLGDQHRLLDRVNGGRRQAVGGDIVLCKCADHPRIVAIYGRIWKIADRSGETSVPIATAPVQNLIFDEQVRAVAARASLAGYPYYIETESGDVYSGRIDSHGFLPRITTDGAEHYVIYWGDEALARKDWN, encoded by the coding sequence ATGGCAGACCTCTACTATGCCGCGGTCGAAGACGACCCGTTGACAAGCGGCAACGGCAGCCGCGTATTCGCATACAAACAGGCAGGCACGATCCAGGGCGAGGACGGCAAGCGCCGCCGCTTGGCTTTTATCGGCGATGAAGCGTACTGTCCGAAGTGCGACAGTACCGGTCTCATCACTTATGGCTCTGGTCTTGGAGACCAGCACCGCCTGCTTGATCGTGTGAACGGTGGCAGACGTCAGGCTGTTGGCGGGGATATCGTTCTCTGCAAATGCGCAGATCATCCCCGCATCGTAGCGATATACGGGCGCATATGGAAAATTGCGGACCGGAGCGGCGAAACCAGCGTGCCCATCGCCACAGCACCGGTGCAAAACCTCATCTTTGACGAACAGGTACGCGCCGTCGCGGCTCGCGCCTCGCTTGCCGGTTATCCGTACTACATCGAAACTGAATCTGGGGATGTATACAGCGGGCGCATTGATTCGCACGGCTTTCTTCCTCGCATCACTACAGACGGAGCGGAACACTACGTCATCTATTGGGGCGATGAAGCCCTTGCACGTAAGGACTGGAATTAA
- a CDS encoding cytochrome ubiquinol oxidase subunit I, with protein sequence MSVPIDAVTLARTQFGFTIAFHIIFPAMSIGLASYLAVLEGAWLVTRKPVYLAVYRYWLTIFAVVFGIGVVSGLVMSYQFGTNWAGFAFRAGPVVGPLMGYEVLTAFFLESGFLGVMLFGMKRVGPRLHFLATLLVALGTLLSAFWILAVNSWMQTPQGYTIVDGRFFPADWVRIIFNPSFPYRLVHMVLAAYLSVAFLVGAVGAWHLLRDSRNVCARLMVSMALWMACIVAPIQMVVGDQHGINTLKHQPAKIAALEGDWVARPGQPLILFGLPNMRTETTDYAIEVPHLGALILTHTWDGSIAGLKSFPPSERPFSPVLFWAFRVMVGFGILMALLGLGSLVLRARRTLYEARWMHHIMVAMGPAGLIALLCGWTVTEVGRQPYTVYGLLRTADSVSPIAAPGVAVSLASFGVVYAIVFGAAVVFLFRLMAATPTLDTPGPAKDKPHRSAGITPGPAQATAGSSTPRSPTHDDGHV encoded by the coding sequence ATGTCCGTTCCCATCGATGCCGTGACCCTCGCCCGAACGCAATTCGGCTTCACGATTGCTTTCCACATCATCTTTCCCGCGATGTCGATCGGTCTCGCGAGCTACCTGGCGGTGCTCGAGGGCGCATGGCTCGTCACCCGCAAGCCGGTGTATCTCGCCGTCTACCGCTACTGGCTGACGATCTTCGCGGTCGTGTTCGGCATCGGCGTCGTGTCGGGGCTCGTGATGTCCTATCAATTCGGCACCAACTGGGCGGGCTTCGCGTTTCGCGCGGGTCCGGTCGTCGGGCCGCTGATGGGCTACGAGGTCTTGACGGCTTTCTTTCTCGAATCGGGCTTTCTCGGCGTGATGCTGTTCGGCATGAAACGTGTGGGCCCGCGCCTGCACTTTCTCGCCACACTGCTGGTCGCGCTGGGCACGCTGCTGAGCGCGTTCTGGATCCTCGCCGTCAATTCATGGATGCAGACGCCGCAGGGCTATACGATCGTCGACGGACGCTTCTTTCCGGCCGACTGGGTGCGCATCATCTTCAATCCGTCGTTTCCTTACCGGCTCGTGCACATGGTGCTGGCTGCCTATTTGAGCGTCGCGTTCCTGGTGGGCGCGGTGGGCGCGTGGCATCTGCTACGCGATTCGCGCAACGTGTGCGCGCGCCTGATGGTGTCGATGGCGCTATGGATGGCCTGCATCGTCGCGCCGATCCAGATGGTGGTCGGCGACCAGCACGGCATCAACACGCTCAAGCACCAGCCGGCGAAGATCGCCGCGCTCGAAGGCGACTGGGTCGCGCGTCCCGGCCAGCCGTTGATTCTGTTTGGATTACCGAACATGCGCACCGAGACGACCGATTACGCGATCGAGGTGCCGCATCTTGGCGCGCTGATTCTGACGCATACCTGGGACGGCTCGATCGCCGGCCTGAAATCGTTCCCGCCGTCCGAACGTCCGTTCTCGCCGGTCCTGTTCTGGGCGTTTCGCGTGATGGTCGGGTTCGGCATTCTGATGGCGCTGCTCGGACTGGGCAGTCTCGTGTTGCGCGCGAGAAGGACCCTGTACGAAGCGCGCTGGATGCACCACATCATGGTCGCGATGGGGCCGGCCGGTCTGATCGCATTGCTGTGCGGCTGGACCGTGACCGAGGTCGGCCGCCAGCCGTATACCGTTTATGGTCTGCTGCGCACCGCCGACAGCGTATCGCCGATCGCCGCGCCCGGCGTCGCGGTTTCGCTCGCGAGCTTCGGCGTGGTGTACGCGATCGTATTCGGCGCGGCCGTGGTCTTTCTGTTCAGGCTGATGGCGGCGACCCCGACGCTGGACACGCCGGGACCCGCGAAGGACAAGCCGCATCGCAGCGCCGGCATCACGCCGGGGCCTGCCCAGGCGACGGCCGGCTCATCAACTCCGAGGAGTCCCACGCATGACGACGGCCACGTTTGA